Proteins found in one Bremerella volcania genomic segment:
- a CDS encoding glycosyltransferase, which yields MSSIPKPILIVTTELGMGGAERCVANVACGLNPSKFPVHVVALAPPPEDPKDALVRQLEDAQIPVTFLGCRTKWQLLSAVNRLKRIIQVNEVDAVWSFLFHANIVSAMATRGMSIRKLQSLRVIEQGSWRRRFQSWAAQRADRVLCVSEGVRQFAAKTLRVPESKLQVIPNGIDVDSIVPTTYAEPVDRKHRIVAVGRLDDQKGFDWLIFRLAQLLREKPEWELVIIGDGQLLPELLVQIESEDLNDSVRLVGWQDDLPSWFRESEIYALSSRWEGMPNALIEAMAHALPVIATDVEGVRELLSGELAVQKVNHWEMPEAEALLRRLIEDPALRQQLGQANRRQIETHFSLRQMIQSYETTLDDVLSGPSPKR from the coding sequence ATGTCCTCAATCCCCAAGCCCATCCTGATCGTCACCACCGAACTGGGCATGGGCGGAGCCGAACGATGCGTGGCCAACGTGGCCTGCGGACTGAATCCGTCCAAGTTCCCGGTGCACGTGGTGGCCCTGGCGCCGCCGCCGGAAGACCCGAAAGATGCGCTGGTGCGGCAGCTTGAGGACGCTCAGATCCCTGTCACATTCCTGGGTTGCCGTACCAAGTGGCAGCTGTTGTCGGCCGTGAATCGGTTGAAGCGAATCATCCAGGTGAACGAGGTCGATGCCGTCTGGAGCTTTCTGTTTCACGCCAATATCGTCTCGGCGATGGCTACCCGCGGCATGAGCATCCGCAAGCTGCAATCGCTGCGAGTCATCGAACAGGGGAGTTGGCGTCGAAGATTTCAATCGTGGGCTGCCCAGCGTGCCGATCGCGTGTTGTGCGTCAGCGAAGGGGTTCGACAGTTTGCAGCCAAGACACTTCGCGTGCCGGAGTCCAAACTTCAGGTCATTCCCAACGGCATCGACGTCGACTCGATCGTACCGACAACCTATGCCGAACCCGTCGATCGCAAGCATCGGATCGTTGCCGTGGGACGTCTCGACGATCAAAAAGGATTCGACTGGTTGATCTTTCGCCTTGCTCAGTTGCTGCGCGAGAAACCGGAGTGGGAACTGGTGATCATCGGGGACGGCCAGCTTCTTCCGGAATTGCTGGTACAGATTGAATCCGAAGACCTGAACGACTCTGTCAGGCTTGTTGGCTGGCAGGACGACTTGCCCAGTTGGTTTCGCGAGAGCGAGATCTACGCGCTCAGTTCCCGCTGGGAGGGGATGCCCAATGCGTTGATCGAAGCGATGGCCCATGCCTTACCGGTGATCGCTACCGACGTGGAAGGCGTGCGTGAACTACTTTCTGGCGAACTCGCCGTGCAAAAAGTTAATCACTGGGAAATGCCCGAAGCGGAAGCGCTGCTTCGCCGACTAATCGAGGACCCAGCCCTTCGCCAGCAGCTTGGTCAAGCCAATCGCCGGCAGATCGAAACACACTTCTCGCTTCGCCAAATGATCCAGTCTTACGAAACCACGCTGGACGACGTACTTTCCGGCCCATCACCGAAACGCTAG
- the rsmH gene encoding 16S rRNA (cytosine(1402)-N(4))-methyltransferase RsmH — MAAPTVHVPVLPAEVLHWLDPQPGKILVDGTLGGGGHTRMMAEKLGESGFVVSVDRDVIPLQRAEETLAGLPVKIAHANFVEIPKILDSLEIDKVDGILLDLGLSSDQLADDDRGFSFESDGPLDLRFDMRDKKTAADLVNHLKEKDLADLIYQNGEERLSRRIAKKICHVRKETPFETSKQLADVVASCYPPVAGSGRGRIHPATRTFQALRIAVNRELSSLETALETLPDRLKPGGRLAIISFHSLEDRPVKQAFLDDPRLNRLTKKPVTASDEEIAQNPRSRTAKLRVAERV, encoded by the coding sequence ATGGCCGCTCCTACCGTTCACGTCCCTGTTCTGCCAGCGGAAGTTCTGCACTGGCTCGACCCCCAACCGGGAAAGATCTTGGTCGACGGCACGCTCGGCGGCGGCGGACACACGCGTATGATGGCCGAAAAGCTCGGCGAGAGCGGCTTTGTCGTTTCGGTAGACCGCGACGTCATTCCCTTGCAGCGGGCCGAAGAGACTCTGGCGGGTCTGCCGGTGAAGATCGCTCATGCCAACTTCGTCGAGATCCCCAAGATTCTCGATTCGCTCGAGATCGACAAGGTCGATGGCATCTTGCTCGACTTGGGACTTTCGAGCGATCAACTGGCCGACGACGATCGGGGCTTCAGCTTCGAATCGGACGGGCCTCTCGATCTGCGGTTCGATATGCGTGACAAGAAGACCGCCGCCGACCTGGTCAATCATCTGAAAGAAAAAGACCTAGCCGACCTGATCTATCAGAACGGCGAAGAACGCTTGAGCCGCCGCATCGCCAAGAAGATCTGCCACGTTCGCAAGGAAACCCCCTTCGAGACCTCCAAGCAGTTGGCCGACGTGGTCGCCAGTTGTTATCCACCGGTCGCCGGAAGTGGCCGCGGAAGAATCCATCCGGCGACGCGCACGTTTCAGGCGCTGCGGATCGCCGTGAATCGCGAACTGTCTTCGCTGGAAACGGCCTTGGAAACGCTGCCTGATCGCCTGAAGCCAGGGGGCCGGTTGGCCATCATCAGCTTCCACTCGCTGGAAGACCGCCCGGTGAAGCAAGCGTTCCTCGACGACCCCCGCCTGAATCGGTTGACTAAAAAACCGGTAACGGCCAGCGATGAAGAGATTGCCCAGAACCCGCGCAGCCGAACGGCGAAACTGCGCGTGGCCGAGCGAGTCTAA